Sequence from the Peromyscus eremicus chromosome 4, PerEre_H2_v1, whole genome shotgun sequence genome:
AGGAACTGTAAGGCGAGCCGGGGAGAGAACTTCCGAGGTCCAAGGGGACTACTTCCGACGATTAGCTCCCGGGCCCGCCCCTTCGTTTCCGGCGAGTGCTTTTGGTAGCGGCGGAGGCTGACCCGTCGTCCGCGCGTGCGCAGCTGGCGGTAAGCGCGGGGAGCCGACTGTGCGCGAGCGTGGCTGTCGGCGGGGTCGCGGGCCGCCGTGGCCGCCGAGGGCTCTGCTGCGGCAGCCAGCTTCGCCCCGAGCGCAGGCTTCGGGAGCGGGCGAGGTCTGGAAGTTCGAGCCCAGCACTTCCTGGCAACGCCGACTCCAGTggcaaaaacttttttttttttttttttccagcgcAGTTCCCATGTAGTTTATGGAGACAGGAAGCCTCGTGCCGACTGTAGGACGTTTGTGAGACTCAAAAGATCAGTGTTGCCTAAAGCACCGGAATAGACTGTTAGCGCCTCAAGAACCGGGGCTCTTCACTTCCagttgttattattaattatggggtttttttttttgtttgtttttttgagacagagtctcactatcgAGCATTcattggctgtccttgaactaagtagatcaggctggcctcgaactcatagatcctccctgcctctgcctcccgagagctgggtgGGAATTAAAGCGTGAGCCACTAGACCCGCTTCCTTCGGTTATTTCCAGCTATGCAGAAAGATGTTCAACAAGCGCCGTGAATGATAAAAACACGTTAGGGCCAAGGGCTTTCCTCCCTGGGTGCTGTTATCTTAGTTGCTGCCGCTATGCCGGTTACTGTGCCTCTCAACTGCGGCTTGATGGCCCTACGGTTTGGTATGGGTATGGCCGTTAATCCACTGACCTCTAGCAAGGATAAGAATAAGCCAGCTTAAAACAGGTGACAGTTTTCGTGTGAGGATCGAGTGTGTTCCAGGTAATTTTGTGAcaattttgtcttatttgtgaCACGGTCCATATAACCCTCAAACttggattacaggcgtgcaccaccaagctGGGCTTTCACCTTCAGCGTCACGCTGAATCAATCCTCAAAATAGCACTACTAGGtggtattgattttattttactgatgagcctggaagaaaagaggaagagaatcaATAGCTTGCCTGAGTTATGTGTTGGGGTAGCTAACTTTGGAGCTCTGTAAATGGGAGATCAAAACtttcagagaggagacagaaaagaagaacaGTGGTCACTTCTTCCCATCTTTGAGAACAGAAGAACCTTTACAGTGTTTCGTGGTGAACTCATTTTGTTCGTTTGAAAACGAGTTTCACTATGTTGTTCTTGaattatgtagcacaggctagctttaaactctAGCTCATCCTGCCAAGTGCCGAGATGACAGGTCTGCCGCCATACCCTGCTTCGTGTTCCTTCCAGtaaaatatattgattttatttatagttattatatttttattcagttttaaaatgGTCAGAATGCTCGTGTATAAAAACCATACTAAGATTCGGTTCTTATAAAAGAAGGAAACTGGGCTGGGAAGGGAGCTGAGCGATTAAGATAGCTGGACGATTTTCCAGAAGactcgagttcagttcccaacacgcACTTGAGATgcctcacaacctcctgtaactccagcttcttGGGCACATCTtgtgacctccttgggcacccgCATACTTATGGCAGACAGACAcgtaatacatacacataaatagtaaaaacaaatcttaagacatttaaaaaaaagaaggaaactgaaACTATGTCTGttctgaaagcaaaataaaaatagaggatTTTCCAAATCACAAATGAAGACAATTTGTATGTTAGTTCTACAACCAGGATTTATAAAGTACAAATACAAACTCCCACCTGGAAACCTTAACagttgggattttgtttgttttctggtttttcgagacagagtttctctgtataacagccctggctgtcctggaactttgtagaccaggttggcctcaaactcagagatcctcctgcctctgcttccctagtgctggaattaaaggtgtcaccaccatgcccggccttACATAATTTCCAGTAGCGATAGATTAACAAGACATTCTCTAGGATCTCACTGTCGAGTAAGGAGCCTCACGCATACACTAATACAGCAGACTAAGACACACACAGTAGCCATGCCACTGTATTATGGTAGTACTTGGTTAATTACTAAATCATATCCTAATTTTTATagtttatgttatttatttaagacAGGTCTTACCATATACCCCTTGCTGCCCTGGGATGCACAGAAATAGTATGACATTTAAGGTTTTACTATGTCCCCTTCTTCGGTATATCCGTGGTCATAGAgaaaagctctttttttttttttttttttttttggtttttcgagacaaggtttctctgtgtagctttgcgcctttcctggaactcacttggtagcccaggctggcctcgaactcacagagatccgcctggctctgcctcccgagtgctgggattaaaggcgtgcgccaccaccgcccggcaagctctttgttttatgtgtacttaaaaatgttttttttttttttaaaacttctgtatgatttctttctttctttttttttaaagaaatggaacCCTATTCCTGTGACACTTTTGTGGCATTACCTCCAGCTACAGTTGGTAACAGGGTAATTTTTGGAAAAAATTCAGACAGACTCTTCGATGAAGTACAAGAAGTCATTTACTGTCCAGCGGCAGTTTATAATGATTTGGGAAAACGTCTTAAGGTAGGTAAAAATATATGTTGTGTTAGCAGTCTCTATCTTTAAACATACTAATGATGGATGTGTCTTTAAAGAACAATTTAATTTTATTGGATGTGTCTGAAtattttacctgtgtgtgtgtttgtgcgtcaCAGGTGTGCCTAGTGTCtgaggaggtcaggagagggtgcAAGGTCCCCTGCAGCTTCAGttctagacagttgtgagctgtcatgtgggtgccaggaactgagccctgctcctctacaggagcagcaggtgttcttagccactgagccgctTCTCCAGACCCATAAATGGTTATTTCTTCCAATCGCTACCAAGTGACAGAAAACCACTCAAGTTAAAATTCAAGAATTTAAGGTTGAAAATGGTTTGAATCTAAAATAGACTTctgctaaaataataaaaatggttaTCTCTTTGATTAAATAGCTGAACttttttatatgttatatatgttagTTGCGGTGAGGGATTTAAAGTCGGTTGTTAAAACCTGGACAAGAATGGATGGTGGATGTAACTAACAGCACAGTAGAGTAGGGTGGCTTAAATGCTGACCTTAGGTAAGGGTAGCAGGCTGTGGTGGCGGAGAAGGAACATCTAGATTATACTGTGGATTGAGGAAtgggactggagagttggctcggTGGTTCAGAGcacctgttcttgcagaggacccaggtttgattcccagtacccacatggtggttcacaaccatccataactccagttccatgatatccaatgctctcttctgacctctgtggacatcagacacacatgcacagaaataaCATACAAGCAAAGCActcgtaaaataaaataaataaatctttaaaaaaaaaaaggatgaattaGTTAGAGCTGGGGTTTCAGCTGACAGATCAAGGGGATTCTTCTTGGTatagaataagaaaaattatttcagattttataaacaacagttttttggttttttcctctggtgctggggatcaaacctagggcctcttGTATGTTGGGCACATAGTCTACCAATTGAACCACATTTTCAGCCCTATAAATATGTTTTGTGGTCCATCAAAAAAGGTTTATTAGGCATTTGATAATACCATCAAcatacatttttatgtattttcccTCACCTCTtacatgcacattaaataaaatgtcctttaaattttttatttaaatagtctATTTACATGAAactcagatgtttatattatcttctattgttctgaacTTTGTGGATTCTGGATGTTCTAACACTAATATGCATTAAATAGAAGACTTTTTTTGTATATTAGGCTATAGTTTTCTTTTGCTGTAACTGTTTATTCGTCGGGGATATTGTTTCTATTCTGTACGTGTGAGTTTAAATCTAGCCCATTGTGGAAGTCAAGTTCCCACTCtgtccattgctgtgaagaatcCTCATAGGTCACTTACACATTAAATGTGGGCCTCTGTGGCAGGTCTTGCTCATCTGACTAAGGGTTCAAGTACCTATGGGTACATAGATCACTAGTCAGGACATACTAGACATTGAACTTGAGAACTGCTTTCTTAATCTTCAACTCATATTAATTATTCTCCATGAAACAGTTTGAAGATTAATACCCATCATTGCTAAGATGCCATAGTGGCTCTGTTCATTCTCTTCCGGCCTTCATACTTAGCATTTGTTTTATCTTAGTCAATGGAGAAGTCTTTGTTTCTTGAAATGAAGCTTTGTGTTCCTTTGTCTTTGTAACTAACATGTATTATAACATGTGTTGTAATAAGACATACTCAGGAAGTATTTAAACAATAAATGCTTTAGAGCCAATTCTGAATGAGTTTTAAAGTTAAtgcttttattattgaaaatttcaATTTGGTTCCATTTCATCTATCTTCATAATGATCATGTCTTCCAAATGGTGTTTTAAATTCTACAGTTTGGTAATTTTCCATTCTTGATTTTATAGTtatatgactttttctttttacagtgtaCTTACATAGAAATTGATCAAGTTCCTGAAACTTATGCTGTTGTCCTTAGTCGCCCAGCTTGGTTGTGGGGGGCAGAAATGGGAGCCAACGAGCATGGAGTCTGCATTGGCAATGAAGCTGTGTGGGGAAGAGAAAATGTTTCTAAGGAGGAAGCACTTTTGGGCATGGACCTTGTCAGGTAGCTGTTATGTTGTTTCCTCACTGCAGATTATGTGAGAAGTGGTCGAACAACAACCAGCATCCATTTTCACACCAGCATGCAATTTCATGACTCTTAAATATCATTAATGAGTCTAGGGTGGATGGCTCGATCCATACAGTGTTTACTGctcaagcttgaggacctgagtttgatcgcGAACACTCATGTGCATCTCTCATAAGCAGGCAGGTTCCTGGGGCTTGCTAGGTTGCTAGTCTAGCTTAGTTGGTAAATTCCAGTTCACTGAGAAACTCTATCTCATAAAATAAGGTGGAGTGCAATTGAGAAAGCTGTCGGACATCAAGCTCTGGCTTCTCTGTGCATGCTTGCATGAATGCATACCCTAGGCACACACCCACATAaacatgtatatgcaccacacgAACACCTACTGACACTTATGCACACCCATGCGCATTGTTAATTGGGAGAGGGGCCAAAATTAGAAATTATAACTCACCAGAAATGACTGCATTGCTTTATTACATGGTTGATTAATATCTTCAATTTACAAAGCAATATCTCAGTCTTAGAGATAAAATAACTTTGCAGTAAGTTACCAAGATGGAAGTTGACTCCAAGAATGTTCTTATTGTCCCTATGCCTTCAGAAGTAAGACTTTAAAAGATTGTATTTTACCtattaacttgcatttttttttactttgagtaTAGTAAACATGGTGTTCTTGAACATGAAGTtaagatgaataaagaaaattatttttaatttgagatcttcaatatttttattttagacttGGCCTTGAAAGAGCTGATACAGCTGAAAAAGCTCTCGATGTCATTGTTGACTTATTAGAAAAATATGGCCAAGGTGGAAATTGTGCAGAGGGTGAAGAATTTAGCTATTATAACAGTTTCCTGATAGCTGATAGGAATGAAGCCTGGATTCTGGAGACTTCAGGGAAGTACTGGGCAGCAGAAAAAGTCCAAGGTATGAACAACTGTTTGCAATTTgatttatatagttatataattaataaaatctatCCTTAACGGTAACTAATGCATTTACTTGCCTTTCAAGATTTATAATCCATTGCATTAAAGGATAAATTGCAGAGCAAAGTTAAAATTAGGAAGCACATAAAGGGAAGAGAACTATGATGAACATGCTTATAAAAAATAAGCAGGTAGCATTATGTCCGCAGCAGCTTTTGGCTATTTATAgcgtttttttctctttttaacaaCTACTTTTCTAACTTTGGACTGAATTCCAGAACTGTATCATGTGTAAGTATGGAGGTAAAGAAAAGGGAGTTGTGGCTTTGGGCCAGTGTTTGGAAAGAGTGTATTGACACAGTCATAAGACAAAATTGGATGTCATTGATGAAGTCTGATTGCTTTGGAGTTCATTCCCACCCCCTCATGATTTATTTATGGTCAGATACGCCTCTTATCTCttatttcttcctgtgtgtgtgcgcgtgtgcatgtacgtgtgtgtgtgtgtgtgcgtgtgtgtgtgtgtgtgtgtgtgtgtgtgtgtgtgtatatgtgggggagACATGCGTGGCCACTGTGTAcaagtgaaggtcagaggatgaccTCTGGTGACTCACTGTCCTCTTGGTGGCAGGGTTCCTAGTGTTGCTGCCCCCATGTATGCCTGACTGTATGACCCAGGTGCTTCTGGGGATCTCCTGGGCATTGTCTTCCATCTCACCACAGAAGCTCTGGGATTACATACACTACCACCATTCCCAACTTTACATGAGCCCTGCGGATTTGAATTCAGACAACCCATTAAGCTCTCTCTGGGGCCAGTCTTAATTTCAAGTGCAGAAACCCAGagacagaaagcaacttaaagtaGTGAGTGGGTCTTCCATCCCTAGTCTCAGTTTATTGTTTTATAGTTAGAGGATTGCCTTATGTCGAAACATAATCATATGCTTCTTGTGTGCTCATCTATTGAATCTCCTAGTTTTACAAAAGAGATAGGAGACACATGGAAAAAGACTAAATGgacgtagctcagttggtatTGACCAGCCTGTACAAAGTCTTGGTTTAATCACCAGTATTATTGCATAAAGCTGAGAATGGTAGCACATCCTATAATCCCAACATCTGGGAGGTATGGAGGTAGGGAGCTCAGAAGTTCAGTATCATTGTCACCTtgcagtggttgcacacacctttaatcccagcactctggaggcagaggcacgcaaACCTCTGAGTGTGAAGCCAGCcgggtctacacagcgagttccaggacagccagggctacacagagaaaccctgtctgaaaaaccaaaaaccaaaacaaagatcATTGTCTGCTTCATAcagagtttgagtccagcctaggCTCTAGATAACTTGcctcaattaattaattagttagttagttaactCCAGGTACCCAGTATATAattaacattaattaattaatcaattgaGTGAATGATGTGGACCCATGGGTGCTGTGAACATTCGAGGAAGGAAGAGTCATTGTGAACTTCTGGAGGAGTTCAGAAGACTTCATGAAGGAGCCTCCTGTGGGAGATTTGGCTGTTATTTTTCGAAATAGGTCATTGCCAGTTATTTTCATGGGCTTTAGAAATActgtttgtatatttttatgtttgacattttctatgttttaataaactatataaaattatatttcatgtattttattgttACGCTAATTGAACAGATTATATCATTGACCACTTCTTCTTTTATTGAATGAACATGCTGTGTGAAAGACAAAGGAATGGATACCATTGAAAAAAGCCTTACCTGGTCGTGGAAAATGAATGCCTTCCTGGGTCTGATTATCCTGTTGAGATCACCTTGCtgttgctttctctttctcttactaAATGATCTCAAGAACTAGATTGTTGTTTTGAGTATCTCCAGCACAGAAGTGATACATGTCTGATAGGTAGCTAATCACCTGCATCTGGTCACTGCGAAGTATATACATGTATTGAAAGGCTAAACAAAGTGTGGTACATCATACCATGAGATACTACTCAGTAATAAAGAAGTAATGAACTGTTGATAGCATGTTGAACAGAATCATGCGAGGTAAAAAGGCCAGAGGcagggcagcaagatggctcagcaggtaagggtgcttgctgccaaccctgacaacctgaggtTGATCCCCAGAAAACACATAGTAAAAGGgggcctctgcacacatgcacacaagaaaacaaatgtacatttaaaaaaaaattttaggtaattttaaaaaaagccagaagGATTTACTGTACAATTCCACTTAcataacattcttttaaaaaatatatttgtgtgtatgtggacatgtgtgctgtggtacgtgtggaggtcagaggacaacttttgagaattagtttccatcatgtgggctctgggggttGAACTCGGTGGTCAGGTttgtggcaagtgtctttacccactgggctatCTGACCAGCTCCTGCACTATATACTGTATGACACGGCGTTAAATTAGAGTGAAAAAGCATATACTGGGTACCTGGAGTTAATGGGTTCTTAGGATTGGGAGGTGCATGGCTTTGGTATGAAAGGGTAACATGgtacaaataatatttttcttgacATTATCAATACCAATGTTCTGGTTGTGATATTATTCTATAGTTTCATAAACTGTGATAGGTGGAAACTGAATGAAATGTATACTATCTCTCTGGGTTATTTCACATAGCTACATTTGAGTCTACCGTTATCtcaaagtttaattttaaaatttaattgtttAGAATATGTAGTAGATGTACATGGCAGAGAACTTACATTAAGTTTAAATAgtgatttaaaaatcataatgtaGAGATAGATTCTTTATATTAAAGGtaacttttcttctccttctcatcCTTTAGAAACAGGAGTTCGTAATATTTCCAATCAGTTCTCCATAACAACTAAGATTGACCGGGAGCATCCTGACATGAGAAACTATGCTAAGCAGAAAGGCTGGTGGGATGGCAGGGAAGACTTTGACTTTACCGCAGCATATTCTTACATTAACACAGCTTCAATGATGACTTCATCAAGCAGATACTGTCAGGGATACAAGCTTCTGAATAAGCATAAAGGTAATTTTGGCATTCACATAACAAAAAATTGAACTTTGTGTAAATATGGGAGTGATATAATCTTATACTCAATAAAAATATAGTTTGAATAAAACAGAGAGCATTAGGATAGTGTAAGCTATTTTTTTGATATGTGTGAAGTATTAAACCATTGTGAGAAAGTACTGATTCTTTTTTAGGGTCAAGTTCAGATTCTCAAtcctcagaaacatttttctttttttaaaaacatttgaaccAGGATATTACTATacagctctgactggcctggtattcactgtgtagacaagaactcacagagatctacctgtctctgtcttccgagtgctgggattattaccATCACCCCTGGCCATACTGCTACTTCTTTTAGTTATCTTTTAACagtaacatttttgtttgtttgtatgttttgtcttattttgtttgtgtgtggctTTGTATATGCTcacatgtgtgttcaggtgtgcATACCCTTGGTTGCGCATCTGGAAGCCTGAGGTTTGATGTTCAAtgtctttctcagttgctctTCACCTgactttttgaggcagagtctctcattgaacctggagcttatgtttttagctaggctggctggccagacagCTCCTGAGAGCTTGCCTCTacacccccagcactggggttacaggtgtgagctgc
This genomic interval carries:
- the Scrn3 gene encoding secernin-3, whose product is MEPYSCDTFVALPPATVGNRVIFGKNSDRLFDEVQEVIYCPAAVYNDLGKRLKCTYIEIDQVPETYAVVLSRPAWLWGAEMGANEHGVCIGNEAVWGRENVSKEEALLGMDLVRLGLERADTAEKALDVIVDLLEKYGQGGNCAEGEEFSYYNSFLIADRNEAWILETSGKYWAAEKVQETGVRNISNQFSITTKIDREHPDMRNYAKQKGWWDGREDFDFTAAYSYINTASMMTSSSRYCQGYKLLNKHKGNITFETMTEILRDKPSGINMKGEFLTTASMVSVLPQDSSLPCIHFFTGTPHPERSVFKPFIFVPHISQLLDTKSPTFELERLMAKKPYIKPDRRHLLYQKHQQALEVISNNKEKSKTMLDHMRKLEKEVFEEMESILQNKHLDVDKTVNLFPQCVKDEIKIYQSNISS